From Limnothrix sp. FACHB-406, the proteins below share one genomic window:
- a CDS encoding Uma2 family endonuclease, with the protein MVAARENQPHFTPEAYFEWEAQQLERHELIDGHVYEVGSDRTNHNYSPKDHSLIAGNILLRIKPHLRGGKYKVFNSDIKINILNTSDYVYPDLSITCDSRDRETTLYNTYPCLIVEILSPSTEAYDRGRKFEKYRRNPNLIDYVLVSSEEVAVEIYHRNSAGDWVILSYRSGDRVELQSIGLTVAIEEFYEGIIFEE; encoded by the coding sequence ATGGTTGCTGCAAGAGAGAATCAGCCCCATTTCACACCGGAAGCCTATTTTGAGTGGGAAGCCCAACAGCTCGAACGGCATGAGCTAATCGATGGTCATGTCTACGAAGTGGGAAGTGACAGAACAAACCATAACTACAGTCCGAAGGATCATAGTTTGATTGCCGGTAATATTCTGCTGAGAATTAAGCCCCACTTGCGGGGAGGGAAATATAAAGTTTTCAACTCCGATATCAAGATTAATATTCTGAACACATCGGACTATGTCTATCCAGATTTAAGCATTACTTGCGATTCAAGGGATCGAGAAACAACGCTTTACAATACCTATCCCTGCTTGATTGTGGAGATTCTATCACCGAGTACGGAAGCTTACGATCGCGGTAGGAAGTTTGAAAAATATCGCCGCAATCCGAATCTGATTGATTACGTGTTAGTCAGTTCCGAAGAGGTGGCCGTTGAGATTTATCACAGAAACAGTGCGGGAGATTGGGTGATTTTGAGCTATCGATCGGGCGATCGGGTCGAACTGCAAAGTATTGGGCTAACCGTGGCGATCGAGGAATTCTATGAAGGAATTATATTTGAGGAATAG
- a CDS encoding urease accessory protein UreF codes for MQRSIAPTMPITITTTTPIPTTMSEPLSRSLALLQLASPALPVGAFSYSEAIETLVDKGRVRSAADLTDWLRQELQVGSIRLEAAALLKARQAIEQGDRDSIHHWNQWISALRETEELRLQSWQMGRSLVTLAKDLNPTDATLVALNLQPVNYAIAFASLAAHWQLSHAEMLTAYLQSWASNLVSAGVRSIPIGQTQGQQTLLNLWPDLTAAIAEIQQLATADTDDDWFACGWGLSIASMIHETQYSRLFRS; via the coding sequence ATGCAACGGTCGATCGCGCCCACCATGCCCATAACCATCACCACGACCACGCCCATTCCCACCACCATGAGTGAGCCACTGTCCCGATCGCTTGCCCTGTTGCAATTGGCTAGCCCGGCCTTGCCCGTGGGAGCCTTCAGCTATTCCGAGGCGATCGAAACCTTGGTGGACAAGGGCCGGGTGCGATCGGCAGCCGATTTGACCGACTGGTTACGGCAGGAGTTACAGGTGGGCAGCATTCGCCTGGAAGCGGCGGCCCTATTGAAGGCCCGACAGGCGATCGAGCAGGGCGATCGGGACTCCATTCACCACTGGAATCAATGGATTTCGGCCCTACGAGAAACGGAGGAGTTGCGGTTACAAAGTTGGCAAATGGGGCGATCGTTGGTCACCTTGGCCAAAGATCTCAACCCAACCGATGCCACCTTAGTGGCACTGAACTTGCAACCGGTAAACTACGCGATCGCCTTTGCTAGTTTGGCTGCCCATTGGCAACTGAGCCATGCAGAAATGTTGACCGCCTATCTACAATCTTGGGCTAGTAATTTGGTGAGCGCCGGGGTTCGCTCGATCCCGATCGGTCAAACCCAAGGTCAGCAAACATTACTCAATTTATGGCCCGATTTAACCGCCGCCATCGCTGAAATTCAGCAACTCGCCACCGCCGACACCGATGATGATTGGTTTGCTTGCGGTTGGGGTCTCTCGATCGCCAGCATGATCCACGAAACCCAATATAGCCGCCTCTTCAGAAGCTAG
- the ureE gene encoding urease accessory protein UreE yields the protein MIPGNLTQQPNNSTESTVPPHWVFTQVDRPELPKTQAQDSAAFDPAAADHGLHQLALVAEDRVKVRRQVTLDDGTVAWLQLARGTVLRPGDRLRTAQGDCCRVVAQPEPVLTVRSPDRLSLLQAAYHLGNRHAPLEIAIDYLRLAPDPTLKDLLERRGLQVIEEIAPFLPDPGAYATVDRAHHAHNHHHDHAHSHHHE from the coding sequence GTGATCCCGGGAAATTTGACCCAACAACCCAATAACTCAACTGAGTCCACAGTTCCGCCTCACTGGGTGTTCACTCAGGTCGATCGCCCGGAACTGCCCAAGACTCAGGCCCAGGATTCTGCCGCCTTCGATCCCGCCGCTGCCGATCATGGCCTGCATCAGTTGGCCTTGGTTGCTGAAGATCGGGTCAAGGTGCGCCGACAGGTCACCCTTGATGATGGGACGGTGGCTTGGTTGCAACTGGCTCGGGGCACGGTGCTGCGGCCGGGCGATCGACTGCGCACTGCCCAGGGCGACTGTTGCCGGGTGGTGGCGCAACCGGAACCGGTGCTGACGGTGCGATCGCCCGATCGGCTATCCCTGTTGCAAGCGGCCTATCATTTGGGCAACCGCCATGCGCCCCTGGAAATCGCGATCGACTATTTGCGGCTTGCGCCGGATCCCACCCTGAAGGATTTGCTGGAACGGCGCGGCCTCCAGGTGATTGAGGAAATTGCTCCCTTTTTGCCGGATCCGGGAGCCTATGCAACGGTCGATCGCGCCCACCATGCCCATAACCATCACCACGACCACGCCCATTCCCACCACCATGAGTGA
- a CDS encoding glycosyltransferase family A protein translates to MPKVSVIIPAYNAAATLPETLAALRSQTWTDWEAIVVDDGSTDQTGEIALQTADPRIRVLRQPNGGQAIARNCGLVAARGSLIAFLDADDWWTATALADRVAALEENPAAVLAYSWTDYVDDDNQLRHPGFRDRHQGQVFTALLLNNFIENGSNPLIRRSALEQVGGFQTELIPAEDWDLWLRLAGLGEFVMIPEAQVRYRVSDRSSSANLRRLERACNAVLERHLAQAGPRSQALGRSARSRFYKGLACKALTAGPRDRGRGWRSARLLLLALWFGPHLWREWRFLAILSGKIGLTILLGPTRFDRLWSRSGASKFG, encoded by the coding sequence ATGCCTAAGGTTTCAGTCATCATTCCGGCCTATAACGCGGCGGCCACCTTGCCCGAAACCCTCGCCGCCTTGCGATCGCAGACTTGGACAGATTGGGAAGCGATCGTGGTGGATGATGGCTCCACGGATCAGACGGGGGAGATTGCCCTGCAAACGGCTGATCCGCGAATTCGGGTGTTGCGCCAACCCAACGGGGGTCAGGCGATCGCCCGGAATTGTGGCTTGGTGGCGGCGCGGGGATCCCTGATTGCCTTTTTGGATGCGGATGATTGGTGGACGGCAACGGCCTTGGCCGATCGGGTGGCGGCCTTGGAGGAGAACCCGGCCGCTGTGTTGGCCTACAGTTGGACGGACTATGTGGATGATGACAACCAACTGCGTCACCCGGGTTTTCGCGATCGCCATCAGGGCCAGGTGTTCACCGCCCTGTTGCTGAATAATTTCATTGAAAATGGCTCCAATCCCCTGATTCGTCGATCGGCCCTGGAGCAGGTGGGGGGCTTCCAAACGGAACTCATTCCGGCGGAAGACTGGGACTTGTGGTTGCGCTTGGCTGGGTTGGGTGAATTTGTGATGATTCCCGAGGCCCAAGTGCGCTACCGGGTTTCGGATCGATCGTCCTCGGCCAATTTGCGGCGGTTGGAGCGGGCCTGTAATGCGGTGTTAGAGCGCCATTTGGCCCAGGCGGGGCCAAGGTCTCAGGCTTTGGGGCGATCGGCGCGATCGCGGTTTTACAAAGGATTAGCCTGCAAAGCGCTGACGGCGGGGCCGCGCGATCGGGGGCGTGGGTGGCGATCGGCTCGGTTGCTGTTGTTGGCCCTGTGGTTTGGGCCGCACCTGTGGCGAGAATGGCGATTTTTGGCAATCCTCAGCGGCAAGATTGGCCTCACGATTCTGTTGGGGCCAACGCGGTTCGATCGCCTGTGGTCGCGATCGGGTGCGTCCAAATTTGGTTGA
- a CDS encoding ATP-binding cassette domain-containing protein — translation MKLSPSNRLLFAIALRNWLWILGTVILSFWSGIFNGVSIALLVPGILAFLGRKIDLGADAPELVRNLLSTFDALPEEQRGAAMVATIVGAILIKNILAFLSTAVGGHLSRALVNDGTFQGIRMLLGVGLDFYSRTKAGDLIQRLGSEMSGAVGTINTVVQIVATMVTLLTFIGLLVAISWQLTIISSIFALLVVLSNQRFAKKLKEYGKRGVQLSRLYTSQLLEAIGGIRLIKATSSEDLEYNRLTGTLLKRQRVDLHSQTFSSFVASVNEFLVVASLLSIVWIGRFVFPGSLEAYAAILLTYLFLISRVFAFVTTLGKALNNLALCSAAVDAMVRFLSRQGKHFVPDGAVPFPGLRQEIRFENVSFAYPSRDKSRVLDRVSLRIPRGTTLALVGSSGAGKSTLADLMIRFYDPTGGRITIDGQDLRTFSLRSLHQSMGIVSQDTFLFNDTVRANIAYGCEELTDKAVMEAARRANAYDFIMDLPEQFETMLGDRGVRLSGGQQQRIAIARALLRNPDILILDEATSALDTVSERQVQQAINELSRDRTTIVIAHRLSTVQNADQIAVLDKGQVVEVGTHAELLSKRGYYARLYAVQFSESATKTPVRCDNAMEKLVMEETISQLGALEAEGVKIAFDPGSVMAWALNRLPSLYAATQEGAAFQRYVAEDVWRSTVSDRVAEAIEQVQQSHWEDERHPLIEQIRMRSVVLVERLSYEGRLRLNAVIGTLALLADGLVESPQEEYESLKEAYRATMQLLATLELLEDATGGLEFKPRSGKKGDRDEAQTSISRAVYPQVKQLAEMLEILASELIDELLPDQSISQQANRQNDYRAAYDVSISLLDRLAAIETRATPLTA, via the coding sequence ATGAAACTTTCGCCCAGCAACCGTTTACTGTTTGCCATTGCCCTTCGCAATTGGCTTTGGATTCTTGGGACGGTGATTCTGAGTTTCTGGAGCGGCATCTTTAACGGTGTCAGCATTGCCCTCCTGGTTCCGGGCATCCTGGCTTTTTTGGGTCGCAAAATTGACCTCGGAGCCGATGCCCCAGAACTGGTGCGCAACCTCCTTTCCACCTTTGATGCCTTGCCCGAAGAGCAGCGGGGTGCTGCCATGGTGGCCACCATCGTGGGAGCCATTTTGATTAAAAACATCCTGGCTTTTTTGAGCACCGCCGTTGGGGGGCACTTGTCCCGGGCCCTGGTCAATGACGGCACATTTCAAGGAATTCGGATGCTCCTCGGGGTGGGTTTGGATTTTTATAGCCGCACCAAAGCTGGCGATTTAATTCAACGCCTTGGCTCGGAAATGAGCGGAGCCGTGGGCACAATCAACACCGTGGTGCAAATTGTGGCCACCATGGTCACCTTGCTCACCTTCATTGGTTTATTGGTGGCCATTTCCTGGCAACTCACGATCATTTCCAGTATTTTTGCCCTATTGGTGGTGCTTAGTAACCAACGATTTGCCAAAAAACTTAAGGAATATGGCAAACGGGGGGTGCAGCTCAGTCGGCTTTATACCAGTCAGCTTTTGGAGGCGATCGGGGGGATTCGGTTAATCAAGGCCACCAGCAGCGAGGATTTGGAATATAACCGCTTAACGGGCACATTGCTGAAGCGGCAACGGGTGGATTTACATTCCCAAACCTTCAGCTCTTTTGTGGCTTCGGTCAATGAATTTTTGGTGGTGGCTTCGTTGCTCTCGATCGTCTGGATTGGGCGATTTGTATTTCCCGGATCCCTCGAAGCCTATGCGGCCATTCTATTAACTTACCTATTCTTAATTTCGCGGGTTTTTGCCTTTGTCACCACCCTCGGGAAGGCGCTCAATAACTTAGCCCTTTGCTCGGCGGCGGTGGATGCCATGGTGCGTTTTTTAAGCCGCCAAGGCAAACATTTTGTGCCCGATGGAGCAGTGCCCTTTCCCGGTCTGCGGCAAGAAATTCGGTTTGAAAATGTGTCCTTTGCTTACCCCAGCCGCGACAAAAGCCGGGTGCTCGATCGGGTCAGTTTGCGCATTCCTCGGGGGACAACCCTGGCCCTGGTTGGCTCCTCAGGGGCCGGCAAGTCCACCCTGGCGGATTTGATGATTCGGTTTTATGACCCCACGGGCGGCCGGATCACGATTGATGGCCAGGATTTGCGCACGTTTTCCCTCCGCAGTTTGCACCAGTCCATGGGCATCGTCAGCCAAGACACCTTTTTGTTTAACGACACGGTGCGGGCCAATATTGCCTATGGCTGCGAGGAGTTAACAGACAAGGCGGTGATGGAAGCGGCCAGGCGAGCCAATGCCTATGACTTCATCATGGATTTGCCGGAGCAGTTTGAAACCATGCTGGGCGATCGGGGGGTGCGCCTGTCTGGGGGTCAACAGCAGCGAATTGCGATCGCCCGGGCCCTGTTGCGCAACCCCGATATTTTGATTTTGGATGAGGCCACCAGCGCCCTGGATACGGTCTCGGAGCGCCAGGTGCAACAGGCCATTAACGAGTTAAGCCGCGATCGCACCACGATCGTGATTGCTCACCGCCTGTCCACGGTGCAAAATGCCGACCAAATCGCCGTGCTCGATAAGGGGCAGGTGGTGGAAGTGGGAACCCATGCGGAGTTGCTGAGCAAGCGAGGTTACTATGCTCGCCTTTACGCGGTGCAGTTTTCCGAAAGCGCCACGAAAACCCCCGTGCGCTGCGACAACGCCATGGAAAAACTGGTGATGGAGGAAACCATTTCCCAGTTGGGGGCACTGGAAGCGGAGGGGGTGAAGATTGCCTTCGATCCGGGCAGTGTGATGGCTTGGGCCCTGAACCGGTTGCCGTCGCTCTATGCGGCCACCCAAGAAGGGGCTGCGTTTCAGCGCTATGTGGCGGAAGATGTGTGGCGATCGACGGTCAGCGATCGGGTGGCGGAGGCGATCGAACAAGTCCAGCAATCCCATTGGGAAGATGAGCGGCATCCACTGATTGAACAAATTCGGATGCGATCGGTGGTGTTGGTGGAGCGGTTGTCCTACGAAGGACGGTTGCGGTTGAATGCGGTGATTGGCACGTTGGCGCTGTTGGCGGATGGGTTGGTGGAGTCGCCCCAGGAGGAATATGAATCCTTGAAGGAGGCCTACCGAGCCACCATGCAATTGCTGGCCACGCTGGAGTTGTTGGAGGATGCCACCGGGGGGCTGGAGTTCAAACCCCGATCGGGCAAAAAGGGCGATCGCGATGAGGCGCAAACCTCCATTTCCCGCGCGGTTTATCCGCAGGTGAAACAGTTGGCGGAAATGCTGGAGATTTTGGCCAGCGAGTTGATTGATGAATTACTGCCCGATCAGTCCATTTCCCAACAGGCCAATCGTCAAAATGACTATCGCGCGGCCTACGATGTGTCGATTTCGCTGCTCGATCGACTGGCGGCCATTGAAACCCGCGCCACGCCCTTAACTGCTTAG
- the psaK gene encoding photosystem I reaction center subunit PsaK gives MLNVSLSLLAAVPTTLEWSPKVGAVMIACNVLAIAIGKYSIKYPSAAPALPSPALFGGMGFPALLATTSFGHILGLGTILGLSYLGAL, from the coding sequence ATGCTGAACGTTTCCTTGTCCTTGCTGGCGGCTGTCCCCACAACTCTCGAATGGAGTCCGAAGGTGGGTGCGGTGATGATTGCTTGCAATGTGCTGGCGATCGCCATCGGCAAATACTCGATTAAGTATCCCAGTGCGGCTCCGGCCCTGCCCTCGCCCGCTTTGTTTGGGGGGATGGGTTTCCCGGCCCTGCTGGCCACCACGAGCTTTGGCCACATTCTCGGGTTGGGGACGATCCTGGGCTTGTCCTACCTGGGTGCGCTGTAA
- a CDS encoding DUF2079 domain-containing protein — MQVVNQWFTLGRNTLRDRPNLRHVCIVAALFGAVTLILGLHRYFTLYASYDQGIFNQVFWNNLHGRWFESSLSSSLSSAVKQDGQAAEVFYRRLGQHFTPALLLWLPIYALHSQAVTLVFLQVGLITAAGFVLYALARQHLSGPVSAWIVTGYYAANAVIGPTFSNFHDLCQIPLFFFTILLAMEKRIWWLFWLVAGLSLLVREDQGIGLFGIGAYMVLSRRFPSQGLGLCTLSFLYVVTCTNVFMPFFSPDISKRFMIERFGQYVGEEEASSIDILKAMLTQPWLLVWELVNPPFETLKYLAGHWLPLAFVPALSPASWIISGFGLLKIFLQQGESALSINIRYAITIVPGMFYGAILWWKSHGDRFKQPKFRRFWAACIALSLLFSFTSNPHRALYFLIPDSVQPWVYVSLPEQWSHVGHVRKVLAQIPEDASIAATTYLVPPLSSRRAIIRLPWTEIRRDDQQIYFADYLVADTWHLARYQVAFSKERGELREFVPLVDRTLAQGQYGVQMVEDGVVLLKLNTPSDPAALAAWNQRRSELLPLIQPTQS; from the coding sequence ATGCAAGTCGTTAACCAATGGTTCACCCTCGGGCGCAATACCCTGCGCGATCGCCCCAATCTGCGCCATGTTTGCATCGTGGCCGCCCTGTTCGGCGCAGTGACCCTGATCCTGGGTTTGCACCGCTACTTCACCCTCTACGCCTCCTACGATCAGGGCATCTTTAACCAAGTTTTTTGGAATAACCTGCACGGGCGCTGGTTCGAGAGTTCTCTCTCTTCCTCCCTCTCCAGTGCCGTCAAACAAGATGGGCAAGCCGCCGAAGTGTTCTATCGCCGTTTGGGGCAACACTTCACCCCCGCCTTGCTCCTGTGGCTGCCGATTTATGCCCTCCATTCCCAAGCAGTCACCCTGGTGTTTTTGCAAGTGGGGCTAATTACCGCCGCTGGCTTTGTGCTGTATGCCCTGGCCCGGCAACACCTCAGTGGCCCCGTTTCCGCTTGGATTGTCACGGGCTACTATGCGGCCAACGCCGTCATTGGCCCCACCTTTTCCAACTTTCACGATCTGTGCCAAATTCCGCTCTTTTTCTTCACCATTTTGTTGGCCATGGAAAAGCGGATTTGGTGGCTGTTTTGGCTGGTGGCAGGCCTCAGCCTATTGGTGCGTGAAGATCAAGGGATTGGGTTATTTGGCATTGGGGCTTACATGGTCTTGAGTCGCCGGTTTCCATCCCAAGGATTGGGGCTTTGTACCCTGTCGTTTCTGTATGTGGTGACCTGTACTAATGTCTTCATGCCCTTCTTTTCGCCAGATATTTCCAAGCGATTCATGATCGAGCGCTTTGGGCAATATGTGGGAGAAGAGGAGGCTTCCTCGATCGACATTTTGAAAGCCATGTTGACCCAGCCTTGGCTGTTGGTTTGGGAACTGGTGAATCCGCCCTTTGAAACATTGAAATATTTGGCGGGTCATTGGTTGCCTTTGGCTTTTGTGCCGGCCTTGTCTCCCGCCAGTTGGATTATTTCTGGGTTCGGGTTGCTGAAAATTTTCTTGCAGCAAGGGGAATCGGCCCTGTCCATTAATATTCGCTACGCGATCACGATCGTGCCGGGGATGTTCTATGGGGCGATTTTGTGGTGGAAGTCCCATGGCGATCGATTCAAACAACCGAAATTTCGGCGGTTTTGGGCCGCTTGCATTGCCCTCTCGCTGCTGTTTTCCTTCACCTCCAATCCCCATCGAGCTTTATATTTTCTGATTCCCGATTCGGTGCAGCCTTGGGTTTATGTGTCGCTGCCGGAACAGTGGAGCCATGTGGGCCATGTGCGCAAGGTTTTGGCCCAAATTCCTGAAGATGCGAGCATTGCGGCCACGACCTATTTGGTTCCGCCCCTTTCCAGCCGCCGAGCGATTATTCGCCTCCCTTGGACGGAAATTCGCCGTGATGATCAACAGATTTATTTCGCTGATTATTTGGTGGCGGATACTTGGCATTTAGCCCGCTATCAGGTGGCCTTCAGCAAGGAACGGGGGGAATTGCGGGAGTTTGTTCCCTTAGTCGATCGCACGTTGGCCCAAGGTCAATATGGAGTGCAAATGGTGGAAGATGGGGTAGTTTTGCTGAAGCTCAATACCCCTTCGGATCCGGCGGCTTTGGCTGCTTGGAATCAACGGCGATCGGAGCTATTGCCGCTGATTCAACCTACCCAATCCTAG
- the ispF gene encoding 2-C-methyl-D-erythritol 2,4-cyclodiphosphate synthase, with translation MAIRIGNGYDIHRLGPDRDLILGGIKIDHELGLEGHSDADVLTHAIMDAMLGALSLGDIGHYFPPTDPQWKGADSLKLLAQVNQLLRDRGWQVSNIDSVVVAERPKLKPHINAIRSRLAEVLGIEPDRVGVKATTNEKLGPTGREEGICAYAVALLETVA, from the coding sequence ATGGCAATTCGGATTGGCAATGGCTATGACATTCATCGCCTGGGGCCCGATCGGGACTTGATCTTGGGCGGCATCAAAATCGATCACGAGTTGGGATTAGAAGGCCACAGCGATGCGGATGTGCTGACCCACGCAATTATGGATGCGATGTTGGGGGCCCTCAGCTTGGGCGATATTGGTCACTACTTTCCGCCCACGGATCCCCAATGGAAAGGGGCAGACAGCCTGAAGCTTTTGGCGCAGGTGAACCAGCTTTTGCGCGATCGGGGTTGGCAGGTCAGCAACATTGACTCGGTGGTGGTGGCGGAACGGCCCAAACTGAAACCCCACATCAACGCCATCCGATCGCGCCTTGCGGAAGTTTTGGGCATTGAACCCGATCGCGTTGGTGTGAAGGCCACCACCAACGAAAAATTGGGCCCCACGGGACGCGAGGAGGGCATCTGTGCCTATGCCGTGGCGCTCTTGGAAACCGTTGCCTAG